From a region of the Enterobacter cancerogenus genome:
- the bcsQ gene encoding cellulose biosynthesis protein BcsQ, whose amino-acid sequence MAILGLQGVRGGVGTTSVTAALAWSLQLLGESVLVIDACPDNLLRMSFNVDFRHQDGWARAFLDGKEWQDAGLRYTSLLDLLPYGQLTVAERENENAHQPLLAQFSNALQRLKEQGHYRWIVLDLPHGSDPLTRQLITQCDHVLSIVNVDANCHIRLHQQALPANAHILINDLRLSSQIQDDLYQIWLQSQRRLLPMVIHRDEAMAECLASKQPLGEYRSDSLAAEEILTLANWCLLHYAGRGESAGSPA is encoded by the coding sequence ATGGCCATACTCGGATTACAGGGCGTCCGTGGCGGTGTGGGTACAACATCCGTCACCGCGGCGCTGGCGTGGTCATTGCAACTACTGGGTGAATCGGTGTTGGTCATTGATGCCTGCCCCGACAATTTGCTGCGCATGTCGTTCAACGTCGACTTCCGCCATCAAGACGGCTGGGCGCGGGCATTCCTCGACGGTAAAGAGTGGCAGGACGCGGGCCTGCGTTACACCTCCCTGCTGGATTTGCTCCCCTACGGACAACTGACCGTTGCAGAACGCGAGAACGAAAATGCGCATCAGCCCCTGCTTGCGCAGTTCAGCAACGCTTTGCAGCGTTTGAAAGAGCAGGGCCATTACCGCTGGATAGTGCTCGATCTGCCGCACGGTAGCGATCCGCTGACGCGCCAACTCATTACCCAGTGCGATCACGTGCTCTCCATTGTTAACGTTGATGCGAATTGCCATATCCGCCTGCATCAGCAGGCTCTGCCGGCGAATGCCCACATTCTGATTAACGATCTGCGCCTCAGCAGCCAGATCCAGGACGATCTGTACCAGATTTGGCTGCAAAGCCAGCGACGCCTTTTGCCGATGGTCATCCATCGTGATGAAGCCATGGCGGAGTGCCTTGCTTCCAAACAGCCGCTTGGCGAATACCGGAGCGATTCACTGGCGGCGGAAGAGATCCTGACGCTGGCGAACTGGTGCTTGCTGCACTACGCCGGGCGCGGGGAATCTGCCGGGAGTCCTGCATGA
- the bcsR gene encoding cellulose biosynthesis protein BcsR: MHNNEPGTPVDSSLGYTFQNDFLALSQAFSLPEIDYTDISQREQLAAAIKRWPLLAEFAQQQ; the protein is encoded by the coding sequence ATGCATAATAACGAACCCGGAACGCCGGTCGACAGTAGCCTGGGTTACACATTCCAAAATGATTTTCTGGCGCTCTCGCAGGCTTTTTCTTTGCCTGAAATTGATTACACCGATATTTCCCAGCGGGAACAACTGGCAGCGGCGATTAAACGCTGGCCGTTGCTGGCTGAGTTTGCCCAACAACAATAA
- the bcsZ gene encoding cellulose synthase complex periplasmic endoglucanase BcsZ codes for MKALRWYVFAAMMLAVTDLRAACTWPAWEQFKQDYMSEGGRVIDPSDARKITTSEGQSYGLFFALVANDRKAFDQLLTWTRDNLAEGDLTQHLPAWLWGQKNKETWAVIDDNSASDADIWIAWSLLEAGRLWKNPDYTRTGNALLERIAREEVAKVPGLGSMLLPGKVGFAEENAWRFNPSYLPPQLASYFTRFGTPWTTLRETNLRLLLETAPKGFSPDWVQYQKSKGWQLKQSTSLVGSYDAIRVYLWAGMMNDKDPQKARLLARFQPMAATTAKQGLPPEKVDIATGKRTNDGPVGFSAALLPFLQNRDAQAVQRQRVADRFPDNNAYYSYVLTLFGQGWDQHRFRFTAQGELIPDWGQECASSQ; via the coding sequence ATGAAAGCCTTACGCTGGTACGTATTCGCCGCGATGATGCTGGCGGTGACGGATCTCCGCGCCGCCTGCACCTGGCCCGCCTGGGAGCAGTTCAAACAGGACTACATGAGCGAAGGCGGGCGCGTCATTGATCCCAGTGACGCGCGCAAAATCACCACCTCGGAGGGGCAAAGCTACGGATTATTCTTTGCCCTTGTCGCCAACGACCGTAAAGCGTTTGACCAGCTGCTGACGTGGACGCGCGACAACCTGGCCGAAGGCGATTTAACGCAGCACCTGCCCGCCTGGCTGTGGGGGCAGAAGAACAAAGAGACCTGGGCGGTCATCGACGATAACTCCGCGTCGGACGCCGATATCTGGATCGCCTGGTCGCTGCTGGAGGCGGGGCGGTTGTGGAAAAATCCTGACTATACTCGCACCGGCAACGCACTGCTTGAGCGCATCGCCCGTGAGGAAGTGGCGAAAGTGCCGGGGCTTGGCTCCATGCTGCTGCCGGGAAAAGTCGGCTTTGCCGAAGAGAACGCCTGGCGTTTTAACCCCAGCTATCTCCCGCCGCAGCTGGCAAGCTACTTCACCCGTTTTGGCACCCCCTGGACGACACTACGTGAAACCAACCTGCGCCTGCTGCTGGAGACGGCACCCAAAGGCTTCTCCCCGGACTGGGTGCAGTACCAGAAAAGCAAAGGCTGGCAGCTAAAACAGAGCACCTCCCTTGTGGGGAGCTATGATGCGATTCGCGTTTACCTGTGGGCAGGCATGATGAACGATAAAGACCCGCAGAAAGCCCGGCTGCTGGCGCGCTTCCAGCCGATGGCGGCGACAACCGCTAAACAGGGTTTGCCCCCGGAAAAAGTCGACATCGCGACGGGGAAACGAACGAATGACGGCCCGGTCGGGTTTTCGGCCGCGCTGCTGCCCTTTTTGCAAAATCGCGATGCGCAAGCGGTTCAACGTCAGCGCGTGGCCGATCGTTTTCCCGATAACAACGCCTATTACAGCTATGTACTGACCCTCTTCGGACAAGGGTGGGATCAGCACCGTTTTCGCTTCACCGCACAGGGTGAATTAATACCGGATTGGGGCCAGGAATGCGCAAGTTCACAGTAA
- the bcsB gene encoding cellulose biosynthesis cyclic di-GMP-binding regulatory protein BcsB — protein MKTKLSWLCAVAMGMSALPATVANAAPDNAAATPAPTVPVVAQATDPVVTAAPGQTENVVPNQPTEGNTLPVNQNGAQAATPVVGQVMPGVPGANAPVVADNVPSRDVKLTFAQIAPPPGSMVLRGTNPKGGVEFGMRSDEVVSQAVLNLEYTPSPSLLPVQSQLKVYLNDELMDVLPVTKEQLGKKTQAQVPINPLFITDFNRVRLEFVGHYRDVCENPSSSTLWMDVGRNSSLQMTYQSLALKNDLSAFPVPFFDPRDNRQLTLPMVFAGSPDVTEQLAATIVASWFGSRSGWRGQNFPVMYDKMPDKNAIVFATNAKRPAFLRDHPDVKAPTVEMMNHPDNPYVKLLVVFGRDDKDLVQAAKGIAQGNILFRGSSVVVDEVKPLLARKPYDAPNWVRTDRAITFGELKTYEEQLQSSGLEPSPVNLSLNLPPDLYLLRTNGIDINLKYRYTAPATKDSSRMDISLNNQFLQSFSLASNQETNQLMLRLPVLQGLLDGKTDVSIPALKLGAINQLRFDFQYMNPMPGGSVENCITFQPVENHVVIGDESTIDFSTFYHFLAMPDLRAFANASFPFSRMADLSESIVVVPKTPNEAQVSTLLDAMASVGAQTGLPAINVTLTDDGSQLQNKDADIMVIGTIPDKLKDDKRVDLLVQATQSWVNTPLRQTDFPSIMPDDNGRQAGSQTAITSQGPMAAIVGFQSPYHDQRSVIALLADSPRGYELLNNAMNDSGKRAAMFGSVAVIRESGVNSLRVGDIYYVGHLPWFERLWYALSNHPVLLAILAAVSVVLLAWVLWRLLRIISRRRLNPDRE, from the coding sequence ATGAAAACTAAACTTTCCTGGTTATGTGCAGTGGCAATGGGGATGAGTGCGCTTCCCGCAACAGTGGCTAACGCCGCGCCGGATAATGCTGCGGCGACGCCGGCTCCCACGGTTCCCGTCGTCGCGCAGGCGACCGACCCCGTCGTGACCGCGGCGCCAGGGCAAACGGAAAACGTTGTCCCGAATCAACCGACCGAGGGGAACACCCTTCCGGTAAACCAGAACGGGGCGCAGGCTGCAACGCCGGTGGTCGGGCAGGTGATGCCGGGCGTACCGGGTGCCAACGCGCCCGTCGTGGCGGATAACGTTCCGTCACGTGACGTGAAGCTGACCTTTGCGCAAATTGCGCCGCCTCCGGGCAGCATGGTGCTTCGTGGCACCAACCCTAAGGGTGGCGTTGAGTTCGGCATGCGCAGCGATGAAGTGGTCTCTCAGGCGGTGCTGAACCTTGAGTACACGCCGTCGCCCTCGCTGCTGCCGGTACAGTCACAGCTGAAAGTTTATCTGAATGACGAGCTGATGGACGTTCTGCCGGTCACCAAAGAGCAGTTGGGTAAGAAAACCCAGGCTCAGGTGCCGATCAACCCGCTGTTCATCACCGACTTCAACCGCGTGCGTCTGGAGTTTGTCGGCCACTACCGCGACGTCTGTGAAAACCCCTCCAGCAGCACCCTCTGGATGGACGTAGGGCGGAACTCATCGCTGCAGATGACCTACCAGTCACTGGCGCTGAAAAACGATCTTTCTGCTTTCCCGGTCCCGTTCTTCGATCCGCGCGACAACCGTCAGCTAACGCTGCCGATGGTCTTTGCCGGTTCCCCGGACGTGACGGAACAGCTGGCGGCGACTATTGTGGCCTCGTGGTTTGGTTCCCGCTCCGGCTGGCGCGGTCAGAACTTCCCGGTCATGTACGATAAAATGCCGGACAAAAACGCCATCGTGTTTGCCACTAACGCTAAACGCCCGGCCTTCCTGCGTGACCACCCGGACGTAAAAGCCCCGACGGTTGAGATGATGAACCACCCGGATAACCCTTACGTGAAGCTGCTGGTGGTGTTTGGTCGTGATGACAAAGACCTGGTGCAGGCAGCCAAAGGGATTGCCCAGGGGAACATCCTGTTCCGTGGCAGCAGCGTAGTGGTGGATGAGGTGAAGCCGCTGCTGGCGCGTAAGCCATACGATGCGCCGAACTGGGTGCGTACCGATCGCGCCATCACCTTCGGCGAGCTGAAAACCTATGAAGAGCAGCTGCAGTCCTCCGGGCTGGAGCCGTCGCCGGTCAATCTGTCGCTGAACCTGCCGCCGGATCTCTATCTGCTGCGCACCAACGGCATTGATATCAATCTGAAATACCGCTACACCGCGCCCGCGACCAAAGACAGCTCGCGCATGGACATCAGCCTGAACAACCAGTTCCTGCAGTCCTTCAGCCTGGCCAGTAACCAGGAGACCAACCAGCTGATGCTGCGCCTGCCGGTGCTGCAGGGGCTGTTGGATGGCAAAACCGATGTCTCGATCCCGGCTCTGAAGCTGGGCGCGATCAACCAGTTGCGCTTTGACTTCCAGTACATGAACCCAATGCCTGGCGGCTCGGTGGAGAACTGCATTACCTTCCAGCCGGTGGAGAATCATGTGGTGATTGGCGACGAGTCAACTATCGACTTCTCAACGTTCTATCACTTCCTCGCCATGCCGGACCTGCGAGCCTTCGCCAACGCCAGCTTCCCGTTCAGCCGTATGGCCGATCTCTCTGAATCCATTGTCGTTGTGCCAAAAACGCCAAACGAAGCGCAGGTCTCCACGCTGCTGGACGCCATGGCGTCCGTGGGCGCACAGACCGGCTTACCGGCGATAAACGTCACCCTGACCGACGATGGCAGCCAGCTGCAGAACAAAGATGCTGACATCATGGTGATCGGCACCATCCCGGACAAGCTGAAGGATGACAAACGCGTCGACCTGCTGGTGCAGGCCACCCAGTCCTGGGTGAACACCCCGCTGCGCCAGACCGACTTCCCGAGCATTATGCCGGATGACAATGGCCGTCAGGCTGGGTCGCAGACCGCCATTACGTCGCAAGGCCCGATGGCGGCAATTGTGGGCTTCCAGTCGCCGTATCACGACCAGCGTAGCGTGATTGCGCTGCTGGCGGACAGCCCGCGCGGGTATGAGCTGCTCAACAACGCCATGAACGACAGCGGTAAACGTGCTGCGATGTTTGGCTCGGTGGCCGTCATTCGTGAATCCGGCGTCAACAGCCTGCGCGTCGGGGATATTTACTATGTCGGGCATCTGCCGTGGTTTGAGCGTCTGTGGTATGCGCTGTCGAACCATCCGGTGCTGCTGGCCATTCTGGCCGCCGTCAGCGTCGTGCTGCTGGCGTGGGTGCTGTGGCGTCTGCTGCGTATCATCAGCCGTCGTCGCCTGAACCCGGATCGTGAGTAA
- the bcsA gene encoding UDP-forming cellulose synthase catalytic subunit gives MIRVSTWLLIPPVSARLSERYRHYRHHGASSLSAALGCFWTILAWLFIPLEHPRWQRIRARHGELYPHINPDRPRPLDPARYAIQALWLVATSPVSDKKTPHWRSFSRVQNFRERYHRWLDRLPERVGDRTSHLDDHKELGHLHPGLRRFILGLIVVFSLILALVCITQPFNPLAQFTFLILLWGVALLVRRIPGRFSALMLIVLSLTVSCRYIWWRYTSTLNWDDPVSLVCGLVLLFAETYAWIVLVLGYFQVVWPLNRQPVPLPKDTTQWPSVDLFVPTYNEDLSVVKNTIYAALGIDWPKDKLKIWILDDGGRAEFRQFAEEVGVEYIARTTHEHAKAGNINNALKYAKGEFVSIFDCDHVPTRSFLQMTMGWFLKEKELAMMQTPHHFFSPDPFERNLGRFRKTPNEGTLFYGLVQDGNDMWDATFFCGSCAVIRRKPLDEIGGIAVETVTEDAHTSLRLHRRGYTSAYMRIPQAAGLATESLSAHIGQRIRWARGMVQIFRLDNPLTGKGLKLAQRLCYVNAMFHFLSGIPRLIFLTAPLAFLLLHAYIIYAPALMIALFVLPHMIHASLTNSKIQGKYRHSFWSEIYETVLAWYIAPPTMVALINPHKGKFNVTAKGGLVEEEYVDWVISRPYIFLVLLNIVGVIAGIWRYYYGPENEILTVFVSVAWVFYNLIILGGAVAVSVESKQVRRAHRVEISMPAAIAREDGHLFSCTVHDFSDGGLGIKINGQAKVLEGQKVNLLLKRGQQEYVFPTQVARVSGNEVGLQLMPLTKKQHIDFVQCTFARADTWALWQDSFPEDKPLESLLDILKLGFRGYRHLAEFAPSSVKLIFRSLTSLISWVVSFIPRRPERNEAKQADPVMAQQ, from the coding sequence ATGATCCGCGTGTCCACCTGGCTACTTATACCGCCGGTCAGCGCGCGGTTGAGCGAGCGCTATCGTCATTATCGTCACCACGGCGCGTCGTCGCTAAGCGCTGCGCTTGGCTGTTTCTGGACGATCCTGGCCTGGCTGTTCATTCCGCTGGAACACCCCCGCTGGCAGCGCATTCGCGCGCGGCACGGGGAGCTTTATCCGCACATTAATCCTGACAGGCCGCGCCCCCTGGACCCGGCGCGTTACGCCATTCAGGCGCTCTGGCTGGTGGCAACTTCGCCCGTTTCAGATAAGAAAACGCCGCACTGGCGCAGCTTTAGCCGGGTGCAGAATTTCCGCGAGCGCTATCACCGCTGGCTGGACAGGCTGCCCGAGCGCGTGGGCGACAGGACCAGCCATCTGGACGATCATAAAGAGCTCGGGCATCTGCATCCGGGCTTGCGTCGTTTTATCCTCGGCTTAATTGTCGTCTTCTCGCTGATTCTGGCACTGGTCTGTATTACGCAGCCCTTTAACCCGCTGGCGCAGTTCACCTTCCTGATCCTGCTCTGGGGCGTGGCGCTGCTGGTCCGGCGTATTCCGGGGCGGTTCTCGGCCCTGATGCTGATCGTGCTGTCGCTGACCGTCTCCTGCCGCTACATCTGGTGGCGCTACACCTCAACGCTTAACTGGGATGACCCGGTAAGCCTGGTGTGCGGCCTGGTGCTGCTGTTTGCTGAAACCTATGCGTGGATTGTGCTGGTGCTGGGGTATTTCCAGGTGGTCTGGCCGCTGAATCGTCAGCCGGTACCGCTGCCGAAAGACACGACCCAGTGGCCATCGGTCGATCTCTTCGTGCCGACCTATAACGAAGACCTGAGCGTGGTAAAAAATACTATCTACGCCGCGCTGGGTATCGACTGGCCGAAGGACAAGCTCAAAATCTGGATCCTTGATGACGGTGGCCGGGCGGAGTTTCGTCAGTTTGCGGAAGAGGTGGGGGTGGAATACATCGCCCGTACTACGCACGAACACGCTAAAGCCGGAAACATCAACAATGCGCTGAAATATGCCAAAGGGGAGTTTGTCTCCATCTTTGACTGCGACCACGTCCCGACGCGCTCGTTCCTGCAAATGACCATGGGCTGGTTCCTGAAAGAGAAAGAGCTGGCGATGATGCAGACGCCGCACCACTTCTTCTCGCCGGATCCGTTTGAACGCAACCTCGGGCGCTTCCGTAAAACCCCGAACGAAGGCACCCTGTTCTACGGCCTGGTGCAGGACGGGAACGATATGTGGGACGCCACCTTCTTCTGCGGCTCGTGCGCGGTTATCCGCCGTAAGCCGCTGGATGAAATTGGCGGCATTGCCGTTGAGACGGTCACCGAAGATGCTCACACCTCGCTGCGCCTGCACCGTCGCGGCTATACCTCGGCCTATATGCGTATTCCGCAGGCGGCCGGTCTGGCAACGGAGTCGCTTTCTGCGCATATCGGCCAGCGTATCCGCTGGGCGCGCGGCATGGTGCAGATTTTCCGCCTTGATAACCCGCTAACAGGGAAAGGGCTGAAGCTGGCGCAGCGTCTGTGCTACGTCAACGCCATGTTCCACTTCTTATCCGGTATTCCGCGGCTCATCTTCCTGACCGCGCCGCTGGCGTTCCTGCTCTTGCACGCCTATATCATCTACGCGCCTGCGCTGATGATCGCGCTCTTTGTGCTGCCGCATATGATCCACGCCAGCCTGACCAACTCGAAGATTCAGGGCAAATACCGCCACTCGTTCTGGAGTGAAATCTACGAAACGGTGCTGGCCTGGTATATCGCGCCGCCCACCATGGTGGCGCTGATTAACCCGCACAAAGGCAAGTTTAACGTCACCGCAAAAGGCGGGCTGGTGGAAGAGGAGTACGTCGACTGGGTGATCTCCCGTCCGTATATCTTCCTGGTGCTGCTCAACATCGTTGGCGTGATTGCCGGTATCTGGCGTTACTACTACGGCCCGGAAAACGAAATCCTGACGGTGTTCGTCAGCGTGGCATGGGTGTTCTACAACCTGATTATCCTTGGCGGCGCGGTGGCCGTTTCGGTCGAGAGCAAGCAGGTCCGTCGCGCGCACCGCGTCGAGATCAGCATGCCGGCAGCCATTGCCCGTGAAGATGGTCACCTCTTCTCCTGTACCGTGCATGACTTCTCTGACGGGGGACTCGGGATCAAGATCAACGGGCAGGCGAAAGTGCTGGAGGGGCAGAAGGTCAACCTGCTGCTCAAACGCGGCCAGCAAGAGTATGTCTTCCCGACGCAGGTGGCGCGTGTGTCAGGAAATGAAGTCGGTCTGCAGCTGATGCCGCTGACCAAGAAGCAACACATCGATTTTGTGCAGTGTACGTTTGCTCGCGCGGATACGTGGGCGCTCTGGCAGGACAGCTTCCCGGAAGATAAACCTCTGGAAAGCCTGCTGGATATTCTGAAGCTGGGGTTCCGTGGCTATCGTCACCTTGCAGAATTTGCCCCGTCGTCGGTGAAATTAATTTTCCGGTCACTTACTTCGCTGATTTCCTGGGTCGTGTCGTTCATTCCGCGTCGACCCGAGCGAAATGAAGCGAAGCAGGCGGACCCGGTTATGGCTCAACAATGA
- the bcsE gene encoding cellulose biosynthesis c-di-GMP-binding protein BcsE, with translation MDSIFSIGIQSLWDELSHMPVGGVWWINTERNEDAISLVNQTVAAQGGDSRVAVITMGDDPKQVIRLDENNGPQTVRLFTMSSETESLNFLPRDIQCSIDPDHYLLILKCANNVLQNISPQKIVQWIEKINKWAKNRNCSVLVINPGSNNDKLFSFLMAQYRSLFGLASIRDQTDSYLYDIAFWCNEKGVSARQQLTLKQIDGQWHLSRQETAVVQPRSDEKRILSHVAVLEGAPALSENWSLYDTNEAVFNEARTTQAATIVFSLMQNNQIETLARHIHTLRRQRGSALKIVVRENNTSLRATDERLLLGCGANMVVPWNAPLSRCLTLIESIQGQQFNRHVPEDISTLLSMTQPMKLRGYQKWDTFCDAVSNMMSNTLLPADGKGVMVALRPVPGIRVEQALTLCRPNRTGDIMTIGDNRLVLFLSFCRVNDLDTALNHIFPLPTGDIFSNRMIWFEDNLINAELVQMRTLKPEQWSKPLPMTKSVKPILNAQHDGHTWRRVPEPLRLLSEQTEGSK, from the coding sequence GTGGACTCCATATTTTCTATTGGCATCCAGTCATTATGGGACGAATTGAGCCACATGCCAGTCGGTGGAGTCTGGTGGATTAATACGGAGCGCAATGAGGACGCCATAAGCCTGGTAAACCAGACCGTAGCCGCACAGGGCGGGGATTCCCGCGTTGCCGTTATCACCATGGGCGACGATCCTAAACAGGTTATCAGGCTCGATGAAAATAATGGCCCACAGACGGTAAGGCTATTTACGATGTCATCCGAAACCGAAAGCCTGAACTTCCTGCCCCGTGATATTCAGTGCTCCATTGATCCGGATCACTATTTACTGATACTTAAATGCGCAAATAACGTGCTGCAAAATATATCCCCACAAAAAATTGTGCAGTGGATAGAAAAAATCAACAAATGGGCGAAAAATCGAAACTGTTCAGTATTGGTCATTAACCCCGGCAGTAATAACGACAAGCTTTTTTCATTTTTAATGGCGCAATATCGTTCCCTTTTCGGCCTCGCAAGTATCCGTGACCAGACCGACAGTTATCTTTACGATATTGCGTTCTGGTGCAACGAAAAAGGGGTGAGCGCCCGCCAACAACTTACCCTGAAACAGATCGACGGTCAGTGGCATCTCTCCCGACAAGAAACGGCGGTGGTGCAGCCGCGCAGCGATGAAAAACGCATTCTCAGCCATGTTGCGGTATTAGAAGGTGCGCCTGCGCTCTCGGAAAACTGGTCCCTCTACGATACAAATGAAGCGGTCTTTAATGAAGCCCGCACGACGCAGGCAGCGACCATTGTTTTTTCATTAATGCAGAATAACCAGATTGAAACGCTGGCGAGACACATACACACGTTGCGTCGCCAGCGCGGAAGCGCACTGAAAATCGTCGTACGTGAGAACAATACCAGCCTGCGCGCCACCGATGAGCGGCTGCTTCTGGGCTGCGGTGCCAATATGGTCGTGCCCTGGAATGCGCCGCTCTCACGCTGCCTGACGCTTATCGAAAGCATTCAGGGCCAGCAGTTTAACCGCCACGTTCCGGAAGATATCAGCACCCTGCTTTCCATGACCCAGCCGATGAAACTGCGTGGCTATCAAAAGTGGGATACCTTCTGCGATGCGGTCAGCAATATGATGAGCAATACGCTGCTTCCGGCAGATGGTAAAGGCGTGATGGTCGCGCTGCGCCCGGTGCCGGGTATTCGTGTTGAACAGGCGCTGACCCTGTGCCGGCCCAACCGCACGGGGGACATCATGACGATTGGGGATAACCGCCTGGTGCTGTTTTTATCCTTCTGTCGGGTGAACGATCTCGATACGGCCCTTAACCACATCTTCCCGCTACCAACCGGGGATATTTTCTCTAACCGCATGATTTGGTTCGAAGATAATCTTATCAACGCAGAACTGGTGCAGATGCGTACCCTGAAACCGGAACAATGGTCAAAACCGCTCCCGATGACGAAGAGTGTCAAACCGATCCTCAATGCGCAGCATGACGGACATACCTGGCGTCGGGTTCCCGAACCCCTGCGTCTGTTGTCTGAGCAGACGGAGGGATCAAAATGA